A part of Gadus morhua chromosome 17, gadMor3.0, whole genome shotgun sequence genomic DNA contains:
- the lrrfip1a gene encoding uncharacterized protein lrrfip1a isoform X2 translates to MGTQGAGRKRNPNKERSTAEDDALNLIAREAEARLAAKRAARAEAREIRMKELERQQKEIFQVQKKYYGLDTKSEDRGDTKWGNIEQWMLSDEDERMSVGSLSSVRSSSLHSHKKSKKKKKHKHKDRDDNGCDDGYSVVSSRSSKLSDESRTSRSSRLDLTSSRLSEDSRLSRGSRLDLQTAPYASSSLSRQPASLYNGYQSSLYEDGLGSASRRVIGSSSRPSDYSSYRGSNSRASSRASSARASPVDNHSSVAGFLRSASSSVLSKDLDDVTIPDFSDVEDRDYIEKGSRAASALTAGTLTALGGTSSRRGSGETAITVDNETSIREIKEIHELKDQIQDVESKYMQNLKEVKDALVEVGEKYRKAMVSNAQLDNEKSNLLYQVDTLKDSLTELEELLAEARREYEEKNKDHEREKHAHSILQFQFNEVKETLKQSEELLNDIRQLRLKQDGFIREISDLQETVEWKDKKIGALERQKTYTDAIRVERDELRDEVVQLKDILKKHGIVLGPDLNINGGIVEPGTDGSSEPGSPLGPDHMASPTEGNSSMLGSALESELRTKQEEEVDSEEPQDRQKLEEAGDRCLTSAEAPSLASDSSTETSRDPDSTCWPKVEDRPGESAPCPELDLESASVIRNIQTSATEMKGVITEQEEMVEEGALSHRLDLITNIVNKEDCSAELNGVISAQGAELAVSGADTVEEALLQTSTEGMENNQMITDLSETIVAEVMRAILETPSKDLHEDQATTLDNIQSQRSNEGQSPQKDGNEVNHIKESVGPISTPPDESPTIGPIAMSDESCPVGPITASPDESSTIGPISTPPDESSTVGPIVMSPDESCPVGPIDMSPDESCPVGPIDMSPDESCPIGPIAMSQPEPGNIEDIENEELENEELSNKLQTKGAGGKKKKKKRKGKKKKAGLQEEEKKQSEEDVNEGTTPENEKENNKKKLSRKDDGSEIPSSSPLQVLKGSQMDPPQENQDTDGVLEPGIVVAQVSSSVSNAESNLDVSDPDTVHPPCLASPSQESVLPAKAVASQFEPEVAATAATDETGPVNEFISHHTTPNPIESFEAPDMNNYGKKTESTRFNVAIDSLHAANESPREDEVEQSNTSSLPVCLESTSSPQEPLETTLSTDQVTLGNDGGDVHVKCETPLGDTFQIEDSGEQKAGVEEEQTSPSCRLLGAVAHCDEPEIDELENMLKVEGTLVHTDNSEGISDSVLAEETFTEITNDISSLPKEGTVLNSSVFEDNVEGTNLAVVISSEAERLIEITDGVAKRISSPDQKQHDLGLDISVELEQDSDQGHVPKLDTPSFPMEGQENEVSQIEELKNQSEELAEVHSVQDEKHNDRASAITEEPEPEPDQSHVQELETPSNPVEDQENKELETESHQVIRLDSDYLNDEDENDEGHSFDFDEMDLEASLSVTLTPTNKTPEKVTRLMPQDANSDVSELGQCEAFQMSVQKGSELRPEGESLETPKQTETAEGIAGGPLGHKDSTSSQEPQTTTGEQNESQTAEVVIDQLLRSVAEDVGGVQEQSHTLVEEGVEQLGGSGDVEFEMGREALGSSIAGGQEVVKDVLLGVGSAEGQVSRQTDPFPPKIESKNSQKAKGKGKGKAKEDCKMS, encoded by the exons GCTGAGGCCCGGCTAGCAGCTAAGAGAGCAGCCAGGGCCGAGGCCAGAGAGATCCGCATGAAGGAGCTGGAGCGACAACAGAAGGAG atCTTTCAGGTCCAGAAG AAATATTATGGGCTGGATACCAAATCAGAAGACCGAGGGGACACCAAGTGGGGAAACATTGAACAATGGATG cttTCAGATGAAGATGAACGGATGTCCGTGGGGAGCCTGAGCAGCGTCAGG AGCTCCTCCTTGCACTCGCACAAGAAatcaaagaaaaagaagaagcacAAGCACAAAGACAGAGAT GACAACGGCTGTGATGACGGTTACAGTGTGGTATCCAGCCGG AGCTCCAAGCTCAGCGACGAGAGCAGAACCTCTCGCTCTTCCAGGCTTGACCTTACG AGCTCCCGATTGAGTGAGGACAGCCGGCTCTCACGGGGGTCCCGACTAGACCTGCAGACG GCCCCCtatgcctcctcctctctctccagacaGCCAGCCTCTCTGTACAATGGCTACCAG agctcGCTGTATGAGGACGGCCTGGGCAGTGCTTCCCGGCGGGTCATTGGCTCCAGCTCTCGA ccatCAGACTACAGCAGCTACCGGGGGTCCAACTCCAGAGCCTCGTCCCGGGCCAGCTCGGCCCGCGCCAGCCCAGTG GACAACCACAGCTCTGTGGCCGGCTTCTTGCGGAGCGCGAGCAGCAGCGTTCTCTCAAAGGACCTGGATGACGTCACTATCCCTGATTTCTCAGAT GTGGAGGACAGAGATTATATCGAGAAG GGGTCCCGGGCAGCCTCTGCCTTAACCGCTGGGACCCTCACCGCGTTGGGGGGCACCTCCTCCCGGAGAGGAAGTGGCGAGACGGCAATCACCGTAGATAACGAGACGTCCATACGAGAGATCAAG GAGATCCATGAGCTGAAGGATCAGATTCAAGATGTGGAATCAAAGTACATGCAGAACCTCAAGGAAGTTAAG GACGCCttggtggaggtgggtgagaAGTACCGCAAGGCCATGGTGTCCAACGCCCAGCTGGACAATGAGAAGAGCAACCTGCTGTACCAGGTGGACACGCTGAAGGACTCGCTCACCGAGCTTGAGGAGCTGCTGGCCGAGGCGCGCCGCGAGTACGAGGAGAAGAACAAG GACCACGAGCGGGAGAAGCACGCACACAGCATCCTGCAGTTCCAGTTCAACGAGGTGAAGGAGACCCTGAAGCAGAGCGAGGAGCTGCTCAAC GATATCCGCCAGCTGCGCTTGAAGCAGGATGGTTTTATCCGAGAAATATCGGACCTCCAGGAAACTGTTGAGTGGAAGGATAAAAAGATTGGG GCCTTAGAGCGACAGAAAACATATACGGACGCGATCCGAGTGGAACGTGATGAGTTGAGAGATGAGGTGGTTCAGCTGAAAGACATTCTCAAG AAACATGGCATCGTTCTGGGACCGGATCTGAACATCAACGGGGGTATTGTTGAGCCAGGAACCGATGGATCATCGGAACCCGGGTCCCCCCTGGGTCCAGACCACATGGCCTCCCCCACAGAGGGCAACAGCAGCATGCTAG GCAGCGCACTGGAGTCTGAGTTGAGGACTAAacaagaggaagaggtggattCAGAAGAACCGCAAGATCGACAAAAACTTGAGGAAGCAGGAGACCGCTGTTTGACCTCTGCTGAAGCCCCTAGTCTTGCTAGTGATTCCTCCACAGAGACTTCTAGAGACCCCGACTCCACGTGCTGGCCCAAAGTGGAGGACCGTCCAGGAGAAAGTGCCCCTTGCCCAGAGTTAGATTTAGAAAGTGCCAGTGTAATCAGAAATATACAAACTAGTGCTACAGAGATGAAGGGGGTCATAACAGAACAGGAGGAGATGGTTGAAGAAGGTGCATTGAGCCATCGTTTAGATTTAATCACAAACATCGTTAATAAAGAGGATTGCAGCGCAGAGTTGAATGGGGTCATATCAGCGCAGGGTGCTGAGCTGGCTGTGAGTGGGGCAGACACAGTGGAAGAGGCTTTGCTCCAGACAAGTACAGAAGGCATGGAAAACAACCAAATGATAACCGATCTTTCTGAAACCATTGTGGCTGAGGTCATGAGGGCCATTTTAGAGACTCCCAGTAAGGATTTGCATGAAGACCAAGCAACTACCCTGGATAATATCCAATCACAAAGGAGCAATGAGGGCCAATCGCCACAGAAAGATGGAAATGAAGTGAACCACATCAAAGAGTCCGTCGGACCAATCAGCACGCCCCCTGATGAGTCACCCACCATCGGACCAATCGCCATGTCTGATGAGTCATGCCCAGTCGGACCAATCACCGCGTCCCCTGATGAGTCATCCACAATAGGACCAATCAGCACGCCCCCTGATGAGTCATCCACCGTCGGACCAATTGTCATGTCTCCTGATGAGTCATGCCCGGTCGGACCAATCGACATGTCTCCTGATGAGTCATGCCCGGTCGGACCAATCGACATGTCTCCTGATGAGTCATGCCCGATCGGACCAATCGCCATGTCTCAACCTGAGCCTGGGAACATTGAGGACATTGAGAATGAGGAATTAGAGAATGAGGAACTGTCCAACAAACTGCAGACCAAGGGAGCCGGAggcaagaagaagaaaaaaaagaggaaaggcAAAAAGAAGAAAGCAGgacttcaggaggaggagaagaagcaaAGTGAGGAGGATGTAAATGAAGGAACCACACcagagaatgagaaagaaaacaacaaaaaaaagttgaGTAGAAAAGATGATGGATCTGAGATTCCCAGTTCCAGCCCCCTCCAAGTCCTTAAAGGATCTCAAATGGATCCACCACAGGAGAACCAAGATACAGATGGTGTTTTGGAACCTGGGATTGTGGTAGCTCAGGTGAGCAGCTCTGTTTCCAACGCAGAGTCCAATCTGGACGTGTCCGATCCTGACACTGTTCACCCACCCTGTTTAGCTAGTCCTAGTCAGGAGAGTGTGCTCCCAGCAAAGGCAGTTGCCTCACAATTCGAGCCAGAGGTTGCTGCTACTGCAGCAACAGATGAAACTGGTCCCGTAAATGAGTTTATCTCACATCATACAACTCCCAACCCTATAGAGAGCTTTGAGGCCCCAGATATGAACAACTATGGTAAGAAAACTGAATCAACCAGGTTTAATGTAGCCATTGATTCATTACATGCAGCAAATGAATCCCCACGTGAGGATGAGGTGGAACAGTCCAACACCAGCTCCCTTCCAGTGTGTCTGGAGAGCACATCCAGCCCTCAGGAGCCATTGGAGACAACTCTATCCACAGATCAGGTCACTTTAGGTAACGATGGGGGGGATGTGCATGTCAAGTGTGAGACACCTCTCGGAGATACTTTTCAGATAGAGGACTCAGGAGAGCAGAAGGCAGGGGTGGAAGAGGAACAAACCTCCCCTTCTTGTCGTCTACTCGGGGCTGTGGCTCATTGTGATGAGCCAGAAATTGATGAGTTGGAAAACATGCTTAAAGTAGAGGGAACTTTAGTCCATACTGACAACTCTGAAGGAATATCCGACAGTGTGTTAGCAGAGGAAACCTTCACTGAGATTACCAATGATATATCTAGTCTTCCGAAAGAAGGAACCGTTTTGAATTCATCAGTGTTTGAGGATAATGTAGAAGGGACAAATCTTGCCGTCGTCATTTCTAGTGAGGCAGAAAGATTAATTGAGATCACAGATGGAGTTGCAAAGAGGATTTCCTCTCCTGATCAGAAACAACATGATTTAGGATTGGACATCTCAGTGGAGCTAGAACAAGATTCTGACCAGGGCCATGTTCCGAAATTAGATACGccttcatttcctatggaaggCCAGGAGAATGAAGTGAGTCAAATCGAGGAACTGAAGAACCAGTCAGAGGAATTAGCTGAGGTTCATTCAGTTCAGGATGAGAAACACAATGATAGAGCATCAGCAATCACAGAGGAGCCAGAACCTGAACCTGACCAGAGCCATGTTCAGGAGCTTGAGACGCCTTCAAATCCGGTTGAAGACCAGGAGAATAAAGAGCTGGAAACAGAATCACACCAAGTAATTCGACTGGACAGTGATTATCTTAATGATGAGGATGAAAATGATGAAGGACATTCATTTGACTTTGACGAAATGGATTTAGAGGCTTCGTTATCCGTTACTTTGACACCAACAAACAAGACACCTGAGAAAGTGACAAGGCTTATGCCACAAGATGCAAACAGTGATGTCTCTGAGCTTGGCCAATGCGAGGCCTTCCAGATGAGCGTCCAGAAGGGGTCGGAGCTGCGTCCTGAAGGGGAATCCCTGGAGACCCCCAAACAGACAGAGACGGCTGAAGGCATTGCAGGGGGTCCATTAGGTCACAAAGATTCCACTTCATCTCAAGAACCTCAAACCACAACAGGAGAACAAAATGAGTCCCAAACAGCAGAGGTGGTAATTGACCAGCTGCTGCGAAGCGTAGCGGAGGATGTGGGAGGAGTGCAGGAGCAGAGCCACACTTTagtggaggagggagtggagcaGCTTGGTGGTTCAGGAGACGTAGAGTTTGAGATGGGAAGAGAGGCTTTGGGTTCATCCATAGCTGGAGGACAGGAAGTCGTCAAAGATGTGCTGCTGGGCGTTGGGAGTGCAGAGGGTCAGGTTAGCAGGCAAACAGACCCATTTCCCCCCAAGATAGAGTCTAAAAACAGCCAGAAAGCAAAGGGAAAGGGCAAGGGGAAGGCCAAAGAGGACTGTAAGATGTCTTAG
- the lrrfip1a gene encoding leucine-rich repeat flightless-interacting protein 2 isoform X35: MGTQGAGRKRNPNKERSTAEDDALNLIAREAEARLAAKRAARAEAREIRMKELERQQKEIFQVQKKYYGLDTKSEDRGDTKWGNIEQWMEDSERYSRPSRTTTLSDEDERMSVGSLSSVRSSSLHSHKKSKKKKKHKHKDRDDNGCDDGYSVVSSRSSKLSDESRTSRSSRLDLTSSRLSEDSRLSRGSRLDLQTAPYASSSLSRQPASLYNGYQSSLYEDGLGSASRRVIGSSSRPSDYSSYRGSNSRASSRASSARASPVDNHSSVAGFLRSASSSVLSKDLDDVTIPDFSDVEDRDYIEKGSRAASALTAGTLTALGGTSSRRGSGETAITVDNETSIREIKEIHELKDQIQDVESKYMQNLKEVKDALVEVGEKYRKAMVSNAQLDNEKSNLLYQVDTLKDSLTELEELLAEARREYEEKNKDHEREKHAHSILQFQFNEVKETLKQSEELLNKHGIVLGPDLNINGGIVEPGTDGSSEPGSPLGPDHMASPTEGNSSMLEIRLRKLVDEREKMIDQVKKLKAQLEQKTAQKNGTESSLSTDGDILENGNDPNLLEQQRDATRQVNDLKFKLVKAEQEVTALEQNVTRMEGQVTRYKSASENAEKVEDELKAEKRRLQRELRSALDKVDELESNNSHLSKRLEKMKSIRGTAQTP; encoded by the exons GCTGAGGCCCGGCTAGCAGCTAAGAGAGCAGCCAGGGCCGAGGCCAGAGAGATCCGCATGAAGGAGCTGGAGCGACAACAGAAGGAG atCTTTCAGGTCCAGAAG AAATATTATGGGCTGGATACCAAATCAGAAGACCGAGGGGACACCAAGTGGGGAAACATTGAACAATGGATG GAGGACAGTGAGCGCTACTCACGCCCGTCACGGACCACCACG cttTCAGATGAAGATGAACGGATGTCCGTGGGGAGCCTGAGCAGCGTCAGG AGCTCCTCCTTGCACTCGCACAAGAAatcaaagaaaaagaagaagcacAAGCACAAAGACAGAGAT GACAACGGCTGTGATGACGGTTACAGTGTGGTATCCAGCCGG AGCTCCAAGCTCAGCGACGAGAGCAGAACCTCTCGCTCTTCCAGGCTTGACCTTACG AGCTCCCGATTGAGTGAGGACAGCCGGCTCTCACGGGGGTCCCGACTAGACCTGCAGACG GCCCCCtatgcctcctcctctctctccagacaGCCAGCCTCTCTGTACAATGGCTACCAG agctcGCTGTATGAGGACGGCCTGGGCAGTGCTTCCCGGCGGGTCATTGGCTCCAGCTCTCGA ccatCAGACTACAGCAGCTACCGGGGGTCCAACTCCAGAGCCTCGTCCCGGGCCAGCTCGGCCCGCGCCAGCCCAGTG GACAACCACAGCTCTGTGGCCGGCTTCTTGCGGAGCGCGAGCAGCAGCGTTCTCTCAAAGGACCTGGATGACGTCACTATCCCTGATTTCTCAGAT GTGGAGGACAGAGATTATATCGAGAAG GGGTCCCGGGCAGCCTCTGCCTTAACCGCTGGGACCCTCACCGCGTTGGGGGGCACCTCCTCCCGGAGAGGAAGTGGCGAGACGGCAATCACCGTAGATAACGAGACGTCCATACGAGAGATCAAG GAGATCCATGAGCTGAAGGATCAGATTCAAGATGTGGAATCAAAGTACATGCAGAACCTCAAGGAAGTTAAG GACGCCttggtggaggtgggtgagaAGTACCGCAAGGCCATGGTGTCCAACGCCCAGCTGGACAATGAGAAGAGCAACCTGCTGTACCAGGTGGACACGCTGAAGGACTCGCTCACCGAGCTTGAGGAGCTGCTGGCCGAGGCGCGCCGCGAGTACGAGGAGAAGAACAAG GACCACGAGCGGGAGAAGCACGCACACAGCATCCTGCAGTTCCAGTTCAACGAGGTGAAGGAGACCCTGAAGCAGAGCGAGGAGCTGCTCAAC AAACATGGCATCGTTCTGGGACCGGATCTGAACATCAACGGGGGTATTGTTGAGCCAGGAACCGATGGATCATCGGAACCCGGGTCCCCCCTGGGTCCAGACCACATGGCCTCCCCCACAGAGGGCAACAGCAGCATGCTAG AGATCCGTCTGAGGAAACTAGTGGACGAGCGGGAGAAGATGATTGACCAG GTGAAGAAGCTGAAGGCTCAGTTGGAGCAGAAGACCGCTCAGAAGAACGGGACAGAGAGCAGTTTAAGCACCGATGGAGACATCCTGGAGAATGGCAACGATCCAAACCTGCTAGAACAGCAAC GCGATGCCACGCGGCAGGTCAACGACCTGAAGTTCAAACTGGTGAAGGCGGAGCAAGAGGTCACGGCGTTGGAGCAGAAC GTCACCAGGATGGAAGGCCAGGTGACCCGCTACAAATCTGCCTCAGAGAACGCAGAGAAGGTGGAAGACGAGCTGAAGGCGGAGAAGCGCAGGCTGCAGAGAGAG CTGCGGTCAGCTCTGGACAAGGTGGATGAACTTGAATCCAACAACAGCCATCTCTCCAAGAGATTAGAGAAGATGAAGTCCATCCGCGGCACGGCACAGACTCCGTAG